Proteins from a genomic interval of Bacillota bacterium:
- a CDS encoding ComF family protein, protein MIYLDGSPAGILAKRRFLAALADLVYPAGRTCLWCGRPAAAPGLPFCRDCLAGLVGGGPIEVRGVAAGRAVGAGLYDGALKEAIHRLKFSGWTFLAPALAALLTEAVGSTDLWTADVVVPVPLHPKRFIERGFNQSALLAGGVAGALSTRLDTEGLRRLRPTESQVGLRPVERSRNVRGAFRTSRPGTFLGRRVLLIDDVLTTGSTAGDCARALSDDGAASVDLAVLAVAPRR, encoded by the coding sequence GTGATCTACCTGGATGGGTCGCCGGCCGGCATCCTCGCCAAACGCCGATTCCTGGCGGCCCTGGCCGACCTGGTCTACCCGGCTGGGCGGACCTGCCTCTGGTGCGGCCGGCCGGCGGCCGCCCCCGGCCTACCGTTCTGCCGGGATTGCCTCGCCGGACTCGTCGGGGGAGGTCCGATCGAGGTCCGCGGCGTGGCTGCCGGTCGAGCCGTGGGCGCCGGCCTCTACGATGGAGCCTTGAAAGAGGCGATCCACCGCCTGAAGTTCTCCGGGTGGACTTTCCTGGCACCGGCCCTGGCGGCGCTCCTGACCGAGGCGGTAGGCTCGACGGACCTCTGGACCGCCGACGTGGTCGTCCCCGTGCCGCTGCACCCCAAGCGGTTCATCGAACGGGGTTTCAACCAGTCGGCCCTCCTCGCCGGCGGAGTCGCCGGGGCTCTCTCAACGAGACTTGATACCGAAGGGCTACGCCGCCTGAGGCCCACGGAAAGTCAGGTCGGATTACGACCGGTGGAGAGAAGCCGTAACGTTCGGGGTGCCTTCCGGACTTCCCGGCCGGGAACCTTCCTCGGTCGGCGGGTGCTTCTTATCGACGACGTTTTGACTACGGGCTCGACGGCCGGCGACTGCGCCCGCGCTCTCAGCGACGACGGAGCCGCCAGCGTGGACCTGGCGGTGCTGGCCGTGGCCCCAAGGAGATGA
- a CDS encoding D-glycerate dehydrogenase, with translation MGESKTSLGNQFKGRFKVLVTRKIPDAGLRLMDSDCGYQILSGDPVPTHAEVVRGAAGVDGIVSLLTEPIDAEVMDAAPGLKVIANMAVGYDNIDVPEAKKRGILVTNTPEVLTETTADFAWALMMAAARRVIEGDAEVRAGRWRTWEPEGLLGVDLHGATLGLIGYGRIGQSVARRGQGFGMKVIFHDPERPGSLPIDGVLSEADFISLHVPLTPQTRNLIGRDQLRRCKRTAVLVNTSRGGVLDQEALAEELAAGTIFSAGLDVFEKEPLPPSHPLCRLTNVVLAPHIASASRATRDRMAMMAAGNLVAGLRGETPPNLVPELRS, from the coding sequence ATGGGTGAATCGAAGACAAGCCTGGGAAACCAGTTCAAAGGCCGATTCAAGGTCCTGGTCACTCGGAAGATCCCGGACGCCGGCTTGCGCCTGATGGATTCCGACTGCGGCTATCAGATCCTGTCCGGTGACCCGGTCCCGACCCACGCGGAAGTTGTTCGCGGTGCGGCTGGAGTTGACGGGATCGTCTCCCTTCTGACCGAGCCGATCGACGCCGAGGTCATGGATGCGGCTCCGGGGTTGAAGGTCATTGCCAACATGGCGGTGGGTTACGACAACATTGATGTGCCTGAGGCCAAGAAGCGGGGAATCCTGGTGACCAACACCCCGGAAGTCCTCACCGAGACAACGGCCGACTTCGCCTGGGCCCTGATGATGGCGGCGGCCCGCCGAGTCATCGAGGGTGACGCCGAAGTCCGAGCGGGGCGGTGGCGTACCTGGGAGCCGGAAGGACTGCTTGGGGTCGATCTACACGGGGCCACTCTCGGGCTTATCGGATACGGCCGGATCGGCCAATCCGTGGCCAGGCGAGGCCAAGGTTTCGGCATGAAGGTGATCTTCCATGATCCCGAACGCCCTGGTTCCCTCCCGATCGACGGCGTCCTCAGCGAGGCCGACTTCATCAGTCTCCATGTCCCCCTGACCCCCCAGACCCGCAACCTCATCGGCCGCGACCAACTCAGAAGGTGCAAACGGACGGCCGTCCTGGTCAATACGTCCCGTGGGGGAGTCCTCGACCAAGAGGCCCTGGCCGAGGAACTGGCCGCCGGGACCATCTTTTCGGCCGGCCTCGACGTCTTCGAAAAGGAGCCGCTGCCGCCGAGTCACCCCCTGTGTCGACTGACCAACGTCGTCTTGGCTCCCCACATCGCCAGCGCCAGCCGGGCGACTCGTGACCGGATGGCGATGATGGCCGCCGGGAACCTTGTCGCCGGGCTCCGTGGTGAGACCCCCCCTAACCTTGTCCCAGAGCTACGGTCCTGA
- a CDS encoding cold shock domain-containing protein, protein MLGKVKWFNAEKGYGFIEREDGGGDVFVHFSAIQMEGFKTLTEGERVEFDIVEGARGPQAANVVKAQ, encoded by the coding sequence ATGCTCGGCAAGGTCAAGTGGTTCAACGCGGAAAAGGGGTACGGGTTCATCGAGCGCGAGGATGGCGGCGGGGACGTTTTCGTCCACTTCTCGGCCATCCAGATGGAAGGCTTCAAGACCCTCACTGAGGGCGAGCGGGTCGAGTTCGACATCGTCGAGGGTGCCCGCGGTCCGCAGGCGGCCAACGTCGTCAAGGCCCAGTAG
- the raiA gene encoding ribosome-associated translation inhibitor RaiA translates to MQIALRGKNVQITQALREYVDKKVGKIERYFDDVPAAQVTLGVEKDRRIVEVTIPVNGILLRGEEATGDMYSSIDMVMDKLEKQVEKYRTQIYRKFRREGLKLPSAERPVEVEDSEGQFRVVKTKRFAMKPMPVEEAIMQMNLVGHDFFVFANADTEKVNVVYRRRDGDYGLIEPES, encoded by the coding sequence ATGCAGATTGCCCTCAGGGGAAAGAACGTCCAGATTACCCAAGCCCTGCGGGAGTACGTCGACAAGAAGGTCGGGAAAATCGAGAGATACTTCGACGACGTGCCCGCCGCCCAGGTGACCTTAGGGGTTGAAAAGGACCGCCGCATTGTCGAAGTGACCATCCCCGTCAACGGCATCCTGCTGCGTGGAGAGGAAGCCACCGGCGACATGTACTCCTCCATCGACATGGTCATGGATAAGCTCGAGAAGCAGGTGGAGAAGTACCGGACCCAGATCTACCGCAAGTTCCGCCGGGAGGGCTTGAAGCTTCCCAGCGCCGAGAGACCGGTGGAGGTGGAGGACAGCGAGGGGCAGTTCAGAGTAGTCAAGACCAAGCGCTTCGCGATGAAACCGATGCCGGTCGAGGAAGCGATCATGCAGATGAATCTGGTTGGCCACGACTTCTTCGTCTTCGCCAACGCCGACACGGAGAAGGTCAACGTGGTCTACCGTCGGCGGGACGGGGACTACGGGCTGATCGAGCCGGAGTCCTGA